A single window of Macaca mulatta isolate MMU2019108-1 chromosome 9, T2T-MMU8v2.0, whole genome shotgun sequence DNA harbors:
- the LOC144331435 gene encoding uncharacterized protein LOC144331435 — MDRRKAGRGWEGSGCNSGPAPFSSPAQRPQNCSPAPRPLCARSTEQLRPQLAAAEAAGQVVITTWGRGALLLQPDPQLRSITEFPEAATWKPSALLHRWHGGDARNLGAAAPACSAPQPPVGSAAKRGAPSIRSEAGGPEAEDRRPRGTPVPAPPGSRGSSGSRFKAETATGGAQNTPPPSVPGYAGTILKPAAKSESCGRVVGGAWPPRRVLSQAAPDSAPQGRPWVPGLCGPRAAGAPGSLLAAAETELGAQTAPGSFLCPVAGAADLPLRHRGRALIPRGGTAPQPGKLAGPRRPGCSCGGEAGPCAQVLCAWEQRLGPFSPDSAVVFRDLGKVWLNLPIFCGGRPVAPLAFTVTLGGKGSQTNCWFYLGLRR; from the exons ATGGACAGAAGGAAAGCGGGGCGAGGCTGGGAAGGGAGCGGCTGTAATTCGGGGCCCGCCCCCTTCAGTTCTCCAGCTCAGCGGCCCCAAAA CTGCTCGCCCGCGCCCCGCCCGCTCTGTGCTAGGTCAACCGAACAGCTCCGCCCTCAACTCGCCGCTGCGGAAGCGGCGGGCCAGGTGGTGATTACAACCTGGGGGAGGGGGGCTCTCCTTTTGCAACCTGACCCCCAACTCCGCTCAATAACCGAATTTCCGGAAGCCGCGACCTGGAAGCCCTCGGCCCTTCTCCATCGCTGGCACGGCGGGGACGCCCGGAATCTCGGAGCCGCAGCTCCCGCCTGCAGCGCGCCTCAGCCGCCAGTGGGGAGCGCAGCGAAGCGGGGTGCCCCGAGCATCCGGAGCGAGGCAGGCGGGCCAGAGGCTGAGGACCGGCGACCTCGTGGGACGCCGGTGCCCGCCCCTCCGGGGAGCAGAGGCAGCTCTGGAAGTCGGTTTAAAGCGGAGACCGCAACCGGAGGGGCGCAGAATACTCCCCCTCCCAGCGTTCCGGGCTACGCGGGTACAATTTTAAAACCAGCGGCGAAATCCGAGTCCTGCGGCCGCGTGGTAGGTGGGGCGTGGCCGCCTCGCCGAGTGCTGTCTCAGGCTGCCCCCGATTCTGCGCCGCAAGGCCGCCCTTGGGTTCCAGGACTCTGTGGGCCCCGAGCCGCTGGCGCTCCCGGGAGTCTCCTAGCCGCGGCGGAAACGGAGCTGGGCGCCCAGACAGCTCCGGGGTCTTTTCTCTGCCCCGTGGCCGGAGCCGCAGACCTGCCCCTTCGCCACCGGGGCCGCGCCCTCATTCCTCGTGGTGGTACAGCGCCGCAGCCCGGGAAACTCGCAGGCCCCAGGCGGCCCGGCTGCAGCTGCGGTGGTGAAGCTGGGCCCTGCGCGCAG GTCCTGTGTGCCTGGGAGCAGAGACTCGGCCCGTTCTCCCCAGACTCAGCTGTAGTCTTCAGGGACCTGGGCAAGGTCTGGTTAAACCTGCCCATCTTTTGTGGAGGAAGGCCGGTTGCTCCCCTGGCCTTCACTGTGACACTAGGAGGCAAAGGCAGCCAGACCAATTGCTGGTTTTATCTGGGACTCCGCAGGTGA